A stretch of DNA from Vicinamibacteria bacterium:
CTTTTCGATTCGGTTGTCCCCTGCCTTCTGACCTCCCGAAGTGACCTCCCACGTGCCGATCCAGAAATCGAACTGGCGGAACTCGGGAATGTGCTCGCAGGGCTCGGCGTTGTCTCGGGCTCTGCCGACGACCGCGGCGAAGCGGGAATCGTTTCGGAGATCGGTGAACGCCTCTTCCGATTCCAGCTGGCTCACCGAAGAGAAGCCTGCGTCGACGGCGCTCTCGAGCCGTTCGAGAGCACGGGAAGGGTTTCCCGCAAGTGCCTCGGCGCGGGCAAGGTGGAACCTCGTGAGAGCCGGAACGAAACCGAGCCCGTCCGCCTTTTCCATCGCCGCGATCGCGTCCGGATAGCGGGAGAGAGACAGGAGCGAGATCCCGAGCCGGATCCAGGCTCGCCCGTTCTCGGGCTCGCGCTCGACCACTCGTCGATAGGCGGCGGCCGCCCGGGTCCAGTCCTCAGCCTGGAAGAACCGGGCAGCCTCGTCGGCAGACTGAAGGCTCGCGAAAAGCAAGAGCAACGCGTGCATCGATACGACCTCCGCCGCCGAGACTAGCGCGTTGTCCGATTTACCCGGCCTGATTTTTCCCTGATTTCGGCGGCCCGCTAGAATAACGTCGATGTCGGATGCGGATCGCCTGCGGTTCGGCGCGTTCGAGCTCGATTTGCGAACCGAGGAGCTCTTCGAGAACGGCCGCCCGGTGAAGCTGGCACGCCAGCCCTTCCGAGTTCTCAGCATTCTCGCGCGTCGGCGCGGGGAGATCGTCGGTCGCGACGAGCTACGCACTATCCTGTGGAGCGAGGGAACCCATGTCGACTTCGAGGGGAGCCTGCACTCGTGCATCAAGCAGGTGCGGGCCGCGCTCGGTGACGACGCGAGCGCGCCGCGATTCATCGAGACGCTCCCGCGCCGTGGCTACCGGTTTCTTCCGGGCACCCGGAAGCCGCCGACGATCACGACGCGCGCGGCCGCTCTGGCGATCGTCGGCATAGTTCTTCTATTGTTACTTTTTGCGAGTCGACGGCCCCGACAAGTACGGCCGGAGGCTCCTTTGACTCTCGTCGTACTCCCGTTCGAGGATTTGTCGTCCCTCCACCGGGGGCCAATGCTGGCGGAAGAGGTCGGCCGGGCGCTCGGCGGTCTCGATCCTTCTCGGCTCGCCGTCCTCGCATCTTCTTCCGCTTCACGTTTCCGCAGCTTATCGGGAGTATCGACGAGCACCGACTTCGCGCTTTCCGGGCGTTTGAAGGATGGGCTAATCGAGGTCGAGCTCGAAAGAAAGGGCGTGCGGATGTGGCGGGGGAGTGCTCGCGACGTCTCGCTGCTCGTCGCCGCTCTCGTCCCCCAGTTGTTGCCAAACGCGCGTCCGGAAATATCCGAGCCTCATGATGCCGAAGCCTATGACGCGTACCTCAAGGGACGGTACCATCTGAATCGTGGCGAGAAGGAAAGCCTGGAGTATGCCGAGCGTTACCTGAGAGAGGCTCTGGCGAAAGACGACGGCTTTGCCGACGCTCACGTCGGGCTCGCCACAGTTCACATTCTCGAGCGACGTTTCGACGAAGCTGCCGTCGAGGCGAGCCGAGCGATCGAGCTTTCTCCATCCGCGGAAGCGCATCTCGCTCTCGCTCTCGC
This window harbors:
- a CDS encoding tetratricopeptide repeat protein encodes the protein MHALLLLFASLQSADEAARFFQAEDWTRAAAAYRRVVEREPENGRAWIRLGISLLSLSRYPDAIAAMEKADGLGFVPALTRFHLARAEALAGNPSRALERLESAVDAGFSSVSQLESEEAFTDLRNDSRFAAVVGRARDNAEPCEHIPEFRQFDFWIGTWEVTSGGQKAGDNRIEK
- a CDS encoding winged helix-turn-helix domain-containing protein codes for the protein MSDADRLRFGAFELDLRTEELFENGRPVKLARQPFRVLSILARRRGEIVGRDELRTILWSEGTHVDFEGSLHSCIKQVRAALGDDASAPRFIETLPRRGYRFLPGTRKPPTITTRAAALAIVGIVLLLLLFASRRPRQVRPEAPLTLVVLPFEDLSSLHRGPMLAEEVGRALGGLDPSRLAVLASSSASRFRSLSGVSTSTDFALSGRLKDGLIEVELERKGVRMWRGSARDVSLLVAALVPQLLPNARPEISEPHDAEAYDAYLKGRYHLNRGEKESLEYAERYLREALAKDDGFADAHVGLATVHILERRFDEAAVEASRAIELSPSAEAHLALALARWYGDWDWTGAGKSFQRALLTNPGFAKAHHWYGYYLTGLGQHVEAIEEIERARTLDPLSPQVQSDVGWFYYFAGRFEQAIAACERTLELEPGFGLAEACLFESRLALGQEVGQPPEADDPYTRAVALVRTGRTQLAVDSLAEAIEKKSPWIPMLEVDPRFEPLREAPGYARLLQAAGFR